A single Caldisericaceae bacterium DNA region contains:
- a CDS encoding inositol monophosphatase: MFEYDFVIDLANSVGKIIKENFRKTLDIELKSKRDLVTNVDKFIDNFVREKIIKEYPSYGIITEENVDVNSNSNKKFIIDPLDGTHNFVKSFPFVAVSIAYMEDETLKFGVVYNPILDEFFVGEFGKGAMLNGKSISVSKTKTLEDALIATGFVYAARNEKTFSTFREVLDSALSIRCNGSAALDLAYVAQGVFDGYYQKGIHIWDIAAGSLIVKEAGGYVTDFIGNENFLNKNEVFATNKLIHRDLLKMVGSF, from the coding sequence ATGTTCGAATACGATTTTGTTATCGACCTTGCAAATAGCGTTGGAAAAATTATCAAAGAGAACTTTAGGAAGACCCTTGATATCGAGTTAAAAAGCAAAAGAGACCTTGTGACAAATGTTGACAAGTTCATCGATAACTTTGTCCGAGAAAAGATAATAAAAGAATACCCTTCTTATGGAATTATTACAGAAGAAAATGTTGATGTAAATTCTAACTCTAATAAAAAATTTATAATTGATCCACTTGACGGAACGCATAATTTTGTTAAAAGCTTTCCATTTGTTGCCGTTTCAATTGCCTATATGGAAGATGAAACATTAAAATTCGGTGTAGTATACAATCCAATACTTGATGAGTTTTTTGTAGGAGAATTTGGGAAAGGCGCCATGTTGAATGGCAAAAGCATAAGTGTTTCAAAAACAAAAACCTTGGAAGATGCACTTATTGCAACAGGATTTGTATATGCAGCAAGAAACGAAAAAACTTTTTCCACATTTAGAGAGGTTTTGGATAGTGCATTATCAATAAGGTGCAATGGAAGTGCTGCACTCGATCTTGCTTACGTTGCGCAAGGAGTTTTCGATGGTTATTACCAAAAAGGGATTCACATTTGGGATATAGCTGCAGGAAGTCTCATAGTAAAAGAAGCAGGAGGTTACGTTACGGATTTTATCGGTAATGAAAATTTCTTAAACAAAAACGAAGTCTTTGCAACAAACAAGTTAATACACAGAGATCTTTTGAAAATGGTAGGTTCTTTTTAG